Below is a window of Diaminobutyricibacter sp. McL0608 DNA.
GCGGCCTGGAGGCGGATGAGCAGCGTGGAGCTCGCACCGAGGCTTTCGTTCAACAGCCGCCCGGTGTCGGCGTTCTCTGCCGCCGCGGAGACGAGCGAGCGCATGAGCGCGTCGCCACTCGGGTGATCCCGGAGCGCGAAGATGCGGCCGAGCCAGGTTGCGAGGTCGGCGCGGATGTCGCCCGTGTTCGGCGTGTTCAGGTCGTCGGGTAGCAGGAGGCCTTCGATCAGGCAGTCTGCGACGAGCGCACCCTTGGACGACCACCACCGGTAGATCGTCTGCTTGCCGACTTTCGCATCCGCCGCAATGCCTTCCATCGTGAGGTGGTCGTAGCCGCGTTCGGCGAACTGGCGGGCCGTCGCCTCGAGGATGGCCATCCGCGCCAGCTCGCTTCTCGCGGGCCCGCGTCGATGCTCAGTCATGCTCTCATCGTATCCGCAGAATACGAGACGATCCGTATCGTATTATCTATCGAGTGATCGAGAGGACCCTCCATGGCTGAACTGCTCTACCGTCTCGGCGCCTTCGCTGCGAAGCGCGCCTGGGTGGTTATCACCGCCTGGTTGCTGATCCTGGCGGTCGCTGTCGGTGGCTTCCTCCTCGGCTCCAAGGCGCTCACGAACAGCTTCGACATCCCGGGCACCGCCTCCGGCGCGGTGACGGATGCTCTGGCCAGGAAACTCCCGGACTTCAGCGGTGCGGCCGGCACCGTGGTGTTCACCACGAAAGACGGTTCGCCGCTGACGGCCGCACAGAAGCAGGGCATCAGCGCGCTCGTCGCCGACGCGTCGAA
It encodes the following:
- a CDS encoding TetR/AcrR family transcriptional regulator, whose amino-acid sequence is MTEHRRGPARSELARMAILEATARQFAERGYDHLTMEGIAADAKVGKQTIYRWWSSKGALVADCLIEGLLLPDDLNTPNTGDIRADLATWLGRIFALRDHPSGDALMRSLVSAAAENADTGRLLNESLGASSTLLIRLQAAVDDAQLGPDAPLREIGEALVGVVILRVISRVPFEPGDAARVVEAVLGSTLTP